In Synechococcales cyanobacterium T60_A2020_003, the genomic stretch GCTTGATAGGATCAAAACTGTAGAAGCCGTCCCTTGAACAAAGACAGGTCACGTTGTGAACGCCTCACAGCGAGGCATTCCTGTTGAGTGTCATACAAAATCCTGCTATAAGGTAGAACTAAACCCCACCGCCTGACGGCACATCCCCTACCCTGCGGGAAGCCGCTTCACGTCTAGAGCAAGGGGAGGTTGGGAGGGGTCTCTGAAATAGTGCTACTTTCCGAATCGGATTCCGTATCATACGTTCGTTCTCCGGATGGTGATTAGCAACGTGGACTTTTGATATGCAGCCATCAACGTCCCTTCAGTGGCACGCCATCCCGCTCGCCCAGGTTTTGGAAACGCTGAAGAGTACCACAGGAGGGTTGACCCATGCGGAAGCCCAAGTTCGCTAAGAGTATTACGGAGCTAACCGTCTACCCCAATCGCCTCCACCCAGTATCTGGCATATTTGGGGACGACAGTTTTGCAGCTCCCTGATCTATATTTTGGGATTGGCAGCCGTGGTCTCGGTTTTGATTGGCGATCGCAAAGATGCTGCCTTCATCGCGTTAGCCGTGTCGGCCATTCCTGAGGGACTGCCTGTGGCGTTAACGGTGGCCTTGGCGATCGCCACCCATCGCATGGCGAAACGGGGCGTGATTGTGCGGCGATCGCCCCGTCGTCCCAAGGGTTAAACTACGAATCTGTCCCCGTATACTGCACACGATAGATCCGGCCATTCATCTCTTCTGTAAAGAGAAGACTCCCATCCGGCATCACCAACAGCCCCACCGGACGCCCCCAAGTAGTCGGGCCACGGGGATCCACCAAAAATCCCGTAAGGAAATCCTCGTAATACCCGTCCGGTTCGTTAGCGTCGTTAAACGGAATAAAAACGAGTTTATAACCAGTTCCTTCATTGCGATTCCAGGATCCGCGCATAGCCACAAAGGCTCCGTTTTGGTAGCGTTCCGGAAAGGTCGATCCATCATAAAACTGGAGGCCGAGCGCTGCAGAATGGGCTTGAAAGAGAACATCGGGCGTTTGGGTTTGGGCGGCTAGGGTTGGATTGCGACTTTGATCGCCTTGCATTTGGCGCGGATCGAGCAAGTCTGGTTTGAGATAGGTATAGGGCCAACCATAGAACGCTCCAGGCTGAAGTCGAGTAAAAAAGTCAGGAACGAGATCATCCCCAATGCCATCGCGTTCGTTAACCGTGGTGTAGAGGTCGCCCGTTTGGGGATGAATGGCTAACCCGACCGGATTTCGCAATCCAGAGGCAAACACCTGAGTATCAGACCCATCCCAATTCATCGACAGGACAGAGGCTCGCGGCAGAGGTTCCTCGTCTACGTTCGTTTCCGATCCCACCGAGACAAAGAGTTTCTGCCGTTCGGGAGACACGATGACATTTCTCGTCCAGTGCTGGTTATAGCCCTGTCCGGGTAGAGGCGCGATCGCCTCTCCGGTTCCGGTCAATTGATCTTGTCCTTTGTCGTAGGGAAAGCGCATCACCGCATCGGTATTGCCCACAAAGAAATAGCCCGGAGCAAACGCCATCCCAAAGGGGAGATTCAAACCGTTCTCTGCTGTCGCAAACGTAATGCGCTCATCGGCAGCACCATCCTTCGTTGTATCTTTGAGGTGCAAAATGCGATTATTGCGACTTTCGACCACCAGCACATCGCCACTGGGCGTTAAGGCGAGCCACCGGGGGCGATCCAGCCCATCCGCAAAGACATTAACCGTGAAGCCATCCGGTACGTTCAGGACAGGATTGGCCGGAACCGGAATCACGGTTGGGGGTTTCGATGCGCTCTGGGTTGCAAAGGGACGGGGCAAATCCTCCACCGTAATCCGAATCGGAGATGGGGGCAGCGGTTGGGTCGGAATAATGCTGGCTGAGTCAGGGGCGATCGCCCCATCGTCTGCAGCAAGAGTTGTGGAGCGAGGGTCGGAGGCTGGGGTTGCGGTAGATGCCCCCGTAGAGTCTACCGCAGGCGCACACGATACGGTACATGCCCCCAGAAGGAACGCTCCAAACACAAGCGGGATCGAAAGATGGCTCATACTTTCAGCTTGAAAAACGCAGAACGGGAATCGTTACCCTTATCCAGCCTAGCGCAGCCCTAAAGCAAGTGCAGGGGGTAGGGGAATTCCTGTGGTGCATCCCACTGAACTTAAGCCGACACCAACGCTGACTCCGAAGCCATAGGCTGTTCATCCATGGCTAAATTCTCGTCCGTTGGCATTCCCTCCTGAACCAGGGACGGAGTTTTTCCTTGTTTTTGAACCAAATTCCCAACCATGGCAATGAGAGCATTCACTTGGCGGGTACGCCAGGCGTCCATCAGAGCCAAGGCTTGGTCGTAGGGCAATCGACGCAGCATCGCCTCCCGCAGATAGGCGGCATGGCGCTGTTCGTCTTGGGCAATGCTCATCAGTCCCTTTTTCAAACTCAAGCTGTCCGGTTCGTGATCGGGCAACACCTGCGCCATGCGGATAAAGTCATGATAGGAACTATCGCCTTTATCCTAATGGTTTTTCCACCGATAGGGCGTCGTCTAGGCGGCAAGACAACTTGACATTTGCCCTACTTTTTTAAGCTTCGACACAAACTGTAACTGAGACTACATTCAGGAACTATGATCGATATCTATAGGGATCTCGCTACTTTAGGCGCTAAACATTCATGGCTTCGCACTCCTCTCTTATGCCATCCGACGCGATCTACCATTGGCATACCCTAATGCCAGATAAGGTGTTGGTTCTCCTGGAGAGCGATCGCCAGCACGGTCTCACACGCGAACAAGTCCTGGAACGACAGCAGCGCTTCGGGCTGAATGAACTGGAGGATACAGGCGGTCGAAGTGGATGGACGATCCTGCTCGATCAGTTCAAAAATGTGATGCTGATTATGCTGATCGCGGTGGCAGCGGTGTCTGCAATTTTAGATCTGCGAGGAAATAATTTTCCGAAAGATGCGATCGCCATTCTGCTGATTGTGGGTCTGAATGCCGTTTTGGGCTATCTCCAAGAGAGTCGTGCGGAGAAAGCGCTGGCCGCCTTAAAACAACTGGCATCCCCGGTGGTGCGCGTCATCCGCGATGGGCAATTGCTAGAGGTTGAGGCAAGCGACTTGGTTCCTGGAGACATTTTTTGGATAGAGGCGGGGATGCAGATTGCTGCCGATGGTCTCCTCCTGGAAGCGATGAATTTGCAAGTCCGGGAATCGGCATTGACCGGGGAGTCCAATGCGGTGACGAAACGGGCGGGGGAGCCTTGTGACGTAGACACGCCCTTGGGCGATCGCCTCAACCTGGTCTTCCAGGGAACCGAGGTGGTCTATGGACGGGGTGTGGCCATTGTGATCAGTACGGGAATGCGAACCGAACTGGGACGCATCGCCACCATGCTGCAATCCGTAGAGTCAGAACCGACCCCCCTCCAGCAGCGCATGGAGCAGTTGGGCAATGTGCTGGTGGGTGGATCGATGCTGTTGGTGGCCTTGGTCGTGATCGGCGGCGTTTTAATCACAGGATGGAATCAGTTTGAGTCGCTGTTGGAGGTGTCGTTGAGTATGGCGGTGGCCGTTGTGCCGGAGGGACTGCCCGCTGTGATTACGGTGACTCTGGCACTGGGAACCCAGCGGATGGTGCATCGCCATGCCCTCATTCGCAAACTGCCTGCGGTAGAAACCTTAGGGTCAGTGACTCATATCTGTTCGGACAAAACAGGGACCCTGACCCAAAATAAAATGATTGTGCAAGCCGTCTACATCGATCGCGACGAAACGAACGGCTGCCACGTCAACATTACGGGCGACGGGTACGATCCCGCTGGAGAATTCCACCATGAGGGCTGTGTAATTGCGCCTGAGACTAGCTTGGTTCTTCGACGATTACTGGCGGGATGTGTATTGTGTAACGACGCAACCTTAAAACGAGAAGGTTCGGACTGGAGCGTACTTGGAGACCCAACGGAAGGGGCACTCCTCACCCTAGCGGCAAAGGCGAACATTCATAAACCAACGTGGCTAAGTCAGTGTCCACGGATACATGAACTGGCTTTTTCTTCAGAACGGAAGCGGATGAGCGTGATTTGTAAACTGAATCCCTCCGCGTCTAAGAATCTCTACCTGACGCATCCCTACTTGATGTACACAAAGGGATCACCAGAACTGGTGCTGAATCTTTGTACCCACGCCCAAGTTGGCGATCGCCCCTCTCCACTCACCCCCGAACATCGCCAGCGAATTCTACGCCATACCGATCAAATGTCGGGACGAGGTCTACGCGTGCTGGGGATTGCCTACCGCGAACTCATGGATATTCAAATCAATGATTCAACGAACATCGAACAACACATGACCTGGCTGGGCTTGGTGGGAATGCTGGATGCTCCCCGTCCAGAGGTCAAAGAGGCGGTGGTGCGGTGCCGACAAGCCGGTATTCATCCGATTATGATCACGGGTGATCATCAGCTCACGGCGCGGGTGATCGCGGAGGAGTTGGGGATTGCTCAACCGGGCGATCGCGTTCTGACTGGACAAGAGATCGAGCACCTAGGGGACGCTCAGCTTGATGAAGTCATGGGAAACGTCAGTGTCTACGCGCGGGTATCACCGAAACATAAGCTGCGAATTGTGCAATCGCTACAACGACAGGGACAGATTGTGGCGATGACGGGCGATGGCGTGAACGATGCCCCTGCCCTGAAACAGGCCAACATTGGCATTGCCATGGGGATTACCGGAACCGACGTTAGCAAAGAGGCCAGCGATATGGTGCTGCTGGACGATAACTTTGCCACCATCGTGGCAGCAACGGAAGAGGGACGAGTGGTTTACACCAATATCCGTCGCTTTGTGAAATATATCCTGGGTTCCAATATTGGTGAGGTGTTGACAGTCGCGGTCTCTCCGATTCTGGTTCCCTTGGGCGGCGTCCCCCTCACACCGCTACAAATTTTGTGGATGAACTTGGTCACCGATGGGGTGCCTGCGCTGGCGCTAGCAGTTGAACCTGCTGAACCTAGCGTGATGCAGCGTCCACCCCACGATCCCCAGGAAAGTATTTTTGCACGGGGATTGGGAGCCTATATGCTGCGGATTGGGTGTGTGTTTACGATTTTGGCCGTAAGTTTGATGGTGTGGTCGTATCACTATGCAGCGACGACGCCCGGAGATCCAGAACGCTGGAAAACGATGGTGTTTACAACGCTGTGTCTAGCCCAAATGGGACATGCGATCGCCATTCGATCCAACAGTCGCCTCACGATTGAGCTGAATCCGTTGAGTAATCCCTATGTGTGGGGAGCGGTGATTCTGACGACGATTCTGCAACTGATGCTAATCTATGTTCCACCCCTGCAAGAGTTCTTTGGCACCCATGTTTTGACAGCGAAGGAATTAGGTGTTTGTCTTGGGTTCAGTCTCCTCATGTTTGTCTGGATTGAGCTTGAAAAGTTATTTGTACGTTTTGCTAAACGGATGGGCTGGCCTATTAACGTGAGTGATTAGGACGCTAGCTGAGGCAGGTATTGCTCAACTTAGCAACCCATCCGGCTGCAAATGTCCTTATGAACTCGGAACCCTTATGGATGAACCCTTTGACGAAACGATTACAGAACCGATTACGGATACAGTTAGCCGTTTGCAACAGTGGTTGAGCGATCCCAATTTCATCAAGCTGCTCGTGGTGATCCTTGGGGCGATCCTGATTGCTGCCTTTTTTCAAATTTTACGACGATTCGCTATCCGACAAAGCCTGGATTCAGATACCCGCTATCGCATCCGTAAGGCGCTAAATCTCGGACGTTACTTGGTGATCGGGGTTTTTGCACTTCTCGTATTCAGCGACAGCCTGGTTCGCTTTACGGTCTT encodes the following:
- a CDS encoding PQQ-dependent sugar dehydrogenase, encoding MSHLSIPLVFGAFLLGACTVSCAPAVDSTGASTATPASDPRSTTLAADDGAIAPDSASIIPTQPLPPSPIRITVEDLPRPFATQSASKPPTVIPVPANPVLNVPDGFTVNVFADGLDRPRWLALTPSGDVLVVESRNNRILHLKDTTKDGAADERITFATAENGLNLPFGMAFAPGYFFVGNTDAVMRFPYDKGQDQLTGTGEAIAPLPGQGYNQHWTRNVIVSPERQKLFVSVGSETNVDEEPLPRASVLSMNWDGSDTQVFASGLRNPVGLAIHPQTGDLYTTVNERDGIGDDLVPDFFTRLQPGAFYGWPYTYLKPDLLDPRQMQGDQSRNPTLAAQTQTPDVLFQAHSAALGLQFYDGSTFPERYQNGAFVAMRGSWNRNEGTGYKLVFIPFNDANEPDGYYEDFLTGFLVDPRGPTTWGRPVGLLVMPDGSLLFTEEMNGRIYRVQYTGTDS
- a CDS encoding cation-translocating P-type ATPase, with the protein product MASHSSLMPSDAIYHWHTLMPDKVLVLLESDRQHGLTREQVLERQQRFGLNELEDTGGRSGWTILLDQFKNVMLIMLIAVAAVSAILDLRGNNFPKDAIAILLIVGLNAVLGYLQESRAEKALAALKQLASPVVRVIRDGQLLEVEASDLVPGDIFWIEAGMQIAADGLLLEAMNLQVRESALTGESNAVTKRAGEPCDVDTPLGDRLNLVFQGTEVVYGRGVAIVISTGMRTELGRIATMLQSVESEPTPLQQRMEQLGNVLVGGSMLLVALVVIGGVLITGWNQFESLLEVSLSMAVAVVPEGLPAVITVTLALGTQRMVHRHALIRKLPAVETLGSVTHICSDKTGTLTQNKMIVQAVYIDRDETNGCHVNITGDGYDPAGEFHHEGCVIAPETSLVLRRLLAGCVLCNDATLKREGSDWSVLGDPTEGALLTLAAKANIHKPTWLSQCPRIHELAFSSERKRMSVICKLNPSASKNLYLTHPYLMYTKGSPELVLNLCTHAQVGDRPSPLTPEHRQRILRHTDQMSGRGLRVLGIAYRELMDIQINDSTNIEQHMTWLGLVGMLDAPRPEVKEAVVRCRQAGIHPIMITGDHQLTARVIAEELGIAQPGDRVLTGQEIEHLGDAQLDEVMGNVSVYARVSPKHKLRIVQSLQRQGQIVAMTGDGVNDAPALKQANIGIAMGITGTDVSKEASDMVLLDDNFATIVAATEEGRVVYTNIRRFVKYILGSNIGEVLTVAVSPILVPLGGVPLTPLQILWMNLVTDGVPALALAVEPAEPSVMQRPPHDPQESIFARGLGAYMLRIGCVFTILAVSLMVWSYHYAATTPGDPERWKTMVFTTLCLAQMGHAIAIRSNSRLTIELNPLSNPYVWGAVILTTILQLMLIYVPPLQEFFGTHVLTAKELGVCLGFSLLMFVWIELEKLFVRFAKRMGWPINVSD